Part of the Tolypothrix sp. PCC 7910 genome, CCCGCCTCATTCGAGTCACAGCTGATGCTAGTACCAACTACACCACCGCCATACCCGGTAGTGAAGTTGTCCTACTTGGTAAAAATAGTACCTGGAACAATTTCAATCCATTTGTTGACAGCACTGTAGACTTCAACGCAGCCCCAGCTGGTATTTTGCCGAATGGACAAAATCTCCAAGATTTCCTAGCTGCTGACAGCACAACCCACACCGTTGGGACAGTGAGATTTGGCCCAGATGGCGCACTCTATATCAGCAATGGCGATGGAACTTCCTACAACCAAGTTGACTGGCGGACATATCGTGTCCAAGATATTGATAACCTATCTGGTAAAATTCTGCGGATTGACCCGATTACTGGTGAAGGTTTAGCAGACAATCCCTTCTACGATGGCAATCCTAACAGTAACCGTTCTAAGGTTTACCAATATGGATTGCGGAACGCCTTCCGGTTTACCATCTCTCCTGAATCTGGACAGATTTATATCGGTGACGTAGGTTGGACGCAATGGGAAGAAATCAATGCAGGTCGCCCCGGAGCAAACTATGGTTGGCCCCACTATGAAGGTGGTAGTGGTATTAGCCTCCAGACCAGCGGCTACAAAGATTTACCCCAATCCCAAGCTTTTTATGCAAGTGGACAAACTACAACACCATCGATTTATGCCCTTAACCATAGCACTACTGGAATTAATGCGATCGTTATGGGTGATGTTTACAGTGGCACTGCATTTCCAGAAAAATATTGGGGAGACTTGTTCTTCAATGACTTAGGTCAAGGTATCGTCCGCAATATCAGCTTCGATTCCCTTGGCAATATCACATCAGTGGAAACCTTTGCTACGAATGCTCAAATCGTGGTGCAAATTAACACAGGCCCAGACGGTAACTTATACTTCGTTGATTTAGATAATGGTACAGTTGGACGCTGGCGCTTTGCTTAAAAGGAATGCCGGGGAAAGGGTAAAGGTTTTCCTCTCGCCCAACCTGCGCTGTTACCAACGTACACCGAATATAGTTGCTTGCTAATCCTTAGCATTTTGCTAGGGATTTTTTTTGTTTACTTTTATAAATACCTTTTATGAGATGTATTAGTTTTTCTGTGTCAAGTCTTCTTGCGAATTTGTAACAATTCCGTTACATTAATTTACATAAGTTAACTAGCGCAAAAAACTATGTACACAACCATTAACGAAGACGGCATTCTCAACAACTATGCAAATGAACCCCAAATCTACTATGCAGACTATCCCTCAAATGAGGCACAACGTAGTTATAGTTTCCAGGCTGGAGTAGCTACTTTATTAGTCACTGCATTAGTTTTGGTTGCTTTCGGCGTTAGCTAATCGCCACTGCATA contains:
- the psb34 gene encoding photosystem II assembly protein Psb34, which produces MYTTINEDGILNNYANEPQIYYADYPSNEAQRSYSFQAGVATLLVTALVLVAFGVS